In Nicotiana tabacum cultivar K326 chromosome 21, ASM71507v2, whole genome shotgun sequence, one DNA window encodes the following:
- the LOC107799066 gene encoding putative ubiquitin-conjugating enzyme E2 18 translates to MDISRLAMTSAAHSSPKTLSKIACNRLQKELVEWQVNPPAGFNLKPSDNLQRWVIDVNGAPGTLYANETYQLQVDFPEHYPMEAPQVIFVPPAPMHPHIYSNGHICLDILYDSWSPAMTVSSICISLLSMLSSSTAKQLPDDNDRYVKNCRNGRSPKETRWWFHDDKV, encoded by the exons ATGGATATATCCCGGCTAGCCATGACCAGCGCCGCTCACTCCTCTCCCaag ACATTAAGCAAGATAGCATGCAATCGACTCCAAAAAGAGTTAGTGGAGTGGCAAGTTAATCCCCCTGCTGGTTTCAACCTTAAACCCTCCGATAATCTTCAAAg gtgggtGATTGACGTGAATGGTGCTCCTGGAACGCTATATGCTAATGAAACTTATCAGCTGCAAGTTGATTTCCCAGAACATTATCCTATGGAAGCTCCCCAG GTGATATTTGTGCCTCCAGCTCCCATGCACCCTCATATCTATAGCAACGGGCACATCTGTTTAG ATATTTTGTATGACTCGTGGTCACCTGCCATGACTGTTAGTTCTATATGCATTAGCCTTCTCTCCATGTTGTCAAGTTCAACTGCGAAG CAACTCCCTGACGATAATGATCGTTATGTAAAGAACTGTAGAAATGGCAGATCACCGAAGGAAACCAGGTGGTGGTTCCATGATGATAAGGTGTAA
- the LOC107824082 gene encoding peroxidase 72-like, with the protein MVKSVSFFMVISLLAFAPICFCSKSNYYGYLYPQFYDWSCPQAKEIVKSVVAKAVAREARMAASLLRLHFHDCFVKGCDASLLLDSSGTIISEKISNTNRNSARGFEVIDEIKSALEKECPQTVSCADILALAARDSTVLAGGPNWEVPLGRRDSRDASLSGSNNNIPAPNNTFNTILTKFKLKGLDLVDLVALSGSHTIGNARCTSFRQRLYNQSGNNLPDYTLDQSYAAQLRTRCPKSGGDQNLFFMDFVSPTKFDNYYFKNLLASKGLFNSDQVLVTKNQASLELVRLYAENNELFFEQFAKSMVKMGNISPLTGYRGEIRKNCRMMNS; encoded by the exons ATGGTTAAATCAGTGAGCTTTTTTATGGTCATATCTCTTCTTGCTTTTGCACCAATATGTTTCTGTAGCAAGAGCAATTATTATGGTTACCTATACCCACAATTTTACGATTGGTCATGCCCACAAGCTAAAGAAATCGTCAAGTCTGTTGTTGCTAAAGCTGTAGCCAGAGAAGCCCGAATGGCTGCCTCTTTGCTGAGGCTCCATTTCCATGATTGTTTTGTCAAG GGTTGTGATGCATCACTACTTCTGGACAGCAGTGGAACCATAATAAGTGAAAAGATATCAAACACCAACAGGAATTCAGCTCGTGGATTTGAAGTAATTGATGAGATTAAATCAGCACTAGAAAAGGAGTGCCCTCAAACTGTTTCTTGTGCTGATATCTTGGCTCTTGCTGCTAGGGATTCTACAGTTTTA GCTGGTGGACCAAATTGGGAGGTTCCATTGGGAAGAAGAGACTCAAGAGATGCTAGCTTAAGTGGCTCCAACAATAATATTCCTGCTCCAAACAACACGTTCAATACCATTCTCACAAAATTCAAGTTAAAAGGACTTGATCTTGTTGACCTTGTTGCTTTATCTG GGAGCCACACAATTGGAAATGCAAGATGTACCAGTTTCAGGCAAAGGCTCTACAATCAATCAGGCAACAATTTACCAGACTATACATTGGATCAATCATATGCTGCTCAATTGCGGACTAGGTGCCCTAAATCTGGTGGTGACCAAAACTTATTTTTCATGGATTTTGTCTCCCCTACAAAATTTGATAACTACTATTTCAAGAATTTGTTGGCTTCAAAGGGCTTATTTAATTCAGACCAAGTTCTTGTGACCAAAAATCAGGCATCATTAGAATTGGTGAGACTTTATGCAGAAAACAATGAGCTTTTCTTCGAGCAGTTCGCAAAGTCTATGGTTAAGATGGGAAATATCTCACCTTTAACTGGATACAGAGGCGAGATTCGGAAGAATTGCAGGATGATGAACTCTTAA